A window of Punica granatum isolate Tunisia-2019 chromosome 8, ASM765513v2, whole genome shotgun sequence genomic DNA:
TGCAGTAAATCCTCAATTTTTTGTTCCTCCATATCTCCACAATATAACTCAGTTTTGTCTTGATTAAGCTTCAAGCCAGGCCACCTGTAGAAGACACTCGAAGTATCTACAATAGTTGTCGCCGAGCTTTCAAATCAatcgaaaaatataaataggtCATCAGCAAAACAGAGACGAGTGAGTGAAAGTGATTTGCATTTAGGATGATATTTCACCCTCCCTTGAGCAGCTGCAAAGTCAATAAGCCGAGAAATAACCTCCATTCCAATCACAAAGAGGAGGTATGGTGATAAAAGATCTCCTTGCCTTACCCCTCACTTTCCCATAAAGTAATCTGCAAGCGAGCCATTGACAGCCATAGAAATGAAGGGAGAAGTGATGCAACCCTGAATCCAGCTTAAAAACTTGCTTGGAAATCTCATAGCATTTAtactccgtttggttttagagttgcggtttaaaatttcaactttaactttaattcaatacactacataacaaaatataCTTTTTAAAAGTCAAACTAGTGAACCCCATATGTATATtccccatatattatttaatatacaATCTCATACACTACCCAATAcactacataataaaattGGTGGGATCGACATgccttatatttttttttatcttttttcacaatcaaaattaaaattacaaattcaaaatttacacTGTTAAAGTCTTCAGCAAGAAATCCCAAGTAATAGAATCAAAAGCATTAATTAGATCCACCTTTATAGCACCTCTGGGGAAAATATGGGCCATGTGATAATTTCTGACCAACTCGTGTCCCAAGAGAACATTATCATTAATCCGTCTCCTTTTGATAAAAGCAAATTGATTCTTGCATTATCTTTGAGAGCACCTCTTAAATTCTAATTACTAGGACTTTGGTAATGCATTTGTAGAATATATTACAACAATGGCCTGAAATCCTTCATACGATTTGCCTTGGGCTTTTTAATCAAACTTGTTATGTTGGAgacaatattttttctttttttcttttttcagctCTGAATTGGTGTTCTCACTGGTTTTAGTTTTGGTTCTGCTTATGTTTTGATGCAGGGCTTTCTCGGTCTCAGCGGAGCGGTGCTCATCCGAGTCTACTACACCCTATTCAAGAATCAGCCGAGCAATTTCATCCTCATGCTTGCCCTCTTCCCTACCGCTGTCTCCctcttgctcttttttttttccccgtgAGGATCTATGATACAAACGCAAGAGGTGACAAGAAACACCTGAACAGCTTCTTGGCAGTTGCCCTGACTATCGCTGCATGTCTCATGGTTTTGATTGTCCTCAAATATGTCCTCACTTTGGCTGCATCGTTCCGGATCATCACGTTCTGCGTTCTTCTCCTTCTGATTTTGTGGCCACTCAGAGTCGCCGTTGCAGCTATGAGGCAAGAATTTATAGAGTCGGACAAATTTCTACTCGAGACAAACATTCTAGTAAGTGGTTCTCAATCTGAACCCGGGAAGGATACTGAAGAGGCTCCCTCCCAATATCCTGCCAGTTCAATCGATGCGGCAATTCAGAATACGAGAGTACACATGAATATAATACAAGCCGTGTGCACTGGAAACTTCTGGCTGTTATTCATAGCAATGGTGTGTAGTATGAGCTCCGAACTTGCAACCATAAACAACACGTGCCAAATCGGAGAATTTCTGGGGTACACATGGCCGTGGAAATCAATACTCTGGTCTCCCTAATTAGCATGTGGAACTTCACCGTGTCGGGGCTGGGTTTATCTCCGATATCTTGCTTTATCAACAGGGGTTGGCGAGGCCACTGGTGATGGCTATCATGTGGTTTATCAGGACAGGCGGTCATGTTATCATTGCCTCTGGTTTTCCAGGAAATCTTTACATTGGTTCGACCCTAGTAGGTGTCTGCTTCGGGTCTCTATGGTCACTGATGCCCACAATAACTTCCGAGATATTTGGGCTGAGCCACATGGGAACGATCTTCAACACTATCGCGATAGCAAGCCCTGTTGGATCTTACATCCTGTCTGAGAGGGTAATTGGCTATATCTACGATAAGGAGGCGACTGGGGATGGTAATTCGTGTTACGGGACCCATTGCTTCATGCTGTCATCTCTGATATTGGCGTCCGTGGCCTTCTTCTGGTTCCTTGTTAACCTGCTGTTGTTCTTTCGGACAAGGAGCTCCTACTAGCTAGTCGTCCATAGAAGATCAAAACGTTTACAGGATCGTGGGAGCTAAAACTGAATATGGCGTTGAAGAAAATCAGTCATTGCAAAATTTTGTTGCAATGCATCTCAACTCCTATCTAACAATGGCTTCTGATTTTCAAGGGTAGAAGTGATTCATTGCGTCTGGTATATGTTCTTTTATAAATTGCTGTATTTGCAGTTGCTGAGCGGTGTTCAATCTCCTGCAGAGTTGATGTAGAATCCGGAAATTCCGAGTTTGTTGTAATCCAAAGATTGTCTACGGCAACGGTGTTTGTTCTTTTTATGCATTGTCTTTGGGTTAAGTACAGAGTCTTCGAGCACGAACTGTGCTGAAGTTGACAAATGATCTTTAATGTGGCTGACTTACTCGTGCCATAGAAGCTTGAAACTCACGCTAAATACGTCGTTTAAGGTCAAGCCGATCCTCGAGGAAGAATAATCTCCGAGAGTTATTGTTGTTTACAGCATGCAAGTCACAGAAGCAACCTAGAAAGTTGTCAACTCCCCCAGGTGCAGACAACATTAAAACTCCTGGGAACAACATGGTCTTGCCACGTAACCCACACGTCAACCTCAAGTCCAACAGGAACAGACAGAGCACCTTCCACCTCCAACTGAACTATGGGGCTATGAAGAATCAGCccaagaagaggaggaggaggagaagaaagagTACTGAAGGGTGGCCATGGAAGCTCTGAGGAAGGTGGTGAACACGAAATGGGCGGCAACAGCGGCGAGCATATGGATCCAGACTACGAGTGGGAACCTCTACACATTCTCCATCTATTCTCAGGCCCTCAAGTCGACGCAGGGCTACTCGCAGTCGACCCTCGACACCATCTCGGTCTCCAAAGACGTCGGTGCCAACTGCGGCATCCTCTCCGGCGTCCTCTACTCAGCTGCAGTCTCCACGGGTGGCCGCTGGATGAGGCGATTCAGCGGGCCATGGGTCGTCCACCTCGCGGGGGCAGCCCAGAGCTTTGCAGGGTATTTCCTCATCTGGGCCTCCGTCGTTGGCCTCATCCCGAGGCCGCCGGTTGTGGTCATGTGCCTGTTCATGTTCGTCGCGGCACACGCGCAGAGCTTCTTCAACACGGCGGATGTGGTCACAGCTGTTCGGAACTTCCCTGGGTATAGCGGAACTGCCGTTGGGATCATGAAGGTGCAATCGTTTTCGACAAGACTAATTTATCCTATCCAAGTTCATCCAATTGCCTAGCGATGAACTAATCAATTGCTTACTCGAAATTCGATGTCTTGCAGGGATATATCGGCCTAAGCGGGGCAATACTAATTCAGGCATACCGGACGATATTTAACAATAAGCCCACAGCGTTCCTCCTCATGCTCGCCCTCTTGCCGACCATCAACTCGATGCTCCTCATGTGGTTTGTAAGAGTACACGAATCGGCAGAGGGAGACGACCTGAAGCGGCTCAACACGTTCTCGGCCATATCCATGATCATTGCAGCTTATCTCATGGTGATAATTGTCCTGGAAGAGGTCCTAAGCCTTCATTTCATACTACGGACAATCGCCTTCTTTTTGTTGCTGCTGCTACTTGCTTCCCCTCTTTATGTCGCCATTAAGGCCGCAGGAGGAGAAGATCCTCGACAACAGAAGTTAGCAGGAGAACATAGCGACGTAAGTGGTTTGGAGTATCATATAGTGCCTGGTGATGGAGATCAAGAAGATAGTGCCCAGGAAAAAGCTGTGTTGGGCAGTGGAGAAGATCGAGATTTGCTGCAAGCGGTTAGAACGGTTGACTTCTGGCTCTTGTTTCTCGCGATGGCATGTGGGATGGGATCTGGGCTTGCCACTGTAAACAATTTGAGCCAAATAGGCAGGTCCCTCGGGTATAAGAGCTACGAGATCAGCACCATGATCTCCCTGTGGAGCATATGGAACTTCCTGGGCCGATTCGGAGCAGGGTACGTGTCGGACATCCTTCTGCGAGCCCAGGGTTGGGCCCGCCCACTTTTCATGGCTCTAACTTTACTGGCATTGAGCATTGGCCACCTTGTGATCAGTTCTGGTCTGCGTGGTTCCTTGTACGGCGGTACAGTGGTGGTTGGGATAGCCTATGGCTCACAGTGGTCCCTTATGCCGACAATATCGTCGGAGATATTTGGCGTAGAACATATGGGAACAATATTCAATACAATCACGATGGCAAATCCCGTTGGCTCGTATCTCTTCTCCGTGAGGGTGATAGGATACATTTACGACCGAGAAGCATCAGGAGAAGGGTTTAAGTGCAAAGGAACACACTGCTTTAGTTTGTCTTTCATTATCATGGCCTCTGCTACCCTCGTCGGGTCGCTTGCTGCACTATGGCTGTTCTTCAGGACTCGAGATTTCTACAATCAGGTCATCCGCCGGAGACTACAAGGATGACATTATGAGagtctcctctctctctcgatttcTCTCAATTTGTAGGTAAAATAACAGTTCGTCAACGATATAGCCATTTGAAAACATTTCGATGTGAAATGAGAGTTCACTGCCCTGTATATTTTCTGAGGTCATTCTAGAAACCGAGAGTCGGAGCAGTTTAAAATAATTCAGGCTAGCTTGTTCCAAACTTTCAGACAGACCGTATCGATGAATGGTTGTTCGAGTTCGCAGAATTGCATATATCAGGCTACAGGACATTTAACTCCGGTAAATCCTAGCTTTCCAGGTTTATTAGGTGTATATTTCTTCATATCCTGATCATCAGAAGGCAACTCTGCCCAATCCAACTCTGTTCAAACAAGACATGAATAACATCTTCTTTTCCGAAATAAATACAACAATCAAGGTTAATTCTGCCGGATCCAATATATGCTATCGAAATGAATCATAGTGGCACTTGAGGCAGGAGAAATCAGTTACCTGTGGATCGTATACGAGCTAATAATAGTCATATCTCCGCATCGAATTGTTAAAACCTCACGACTGAATAATTTCTTCCTTGGCAGATTCTTCCTTCGTTTCATCTGTTCTCTTCATCTCCTCGAGAGCTTGAATCAACCTCGAGAGGCATTTCTCGGGATCATCTGTGGGGGACTTGGGCATGAGATTCTCCGCCACATCGGCCGGTGTGATCTTCACTTTACTGATCAGATCCTCAACCCTCTCGAACATCTCGTGTGTCTTGAGATTGAGGTAATTCTTCGCGAGAACTCTGAATCCCTCAAAGCTGCAGTAGGAGAGCTCTATGTGCTTGTCCATGCGACCTCGCCTTATGAGCGCAGGGTCCAGTTTCTCGACATAGTTTGTCGTGAACACGATCAGCCTCTCCCCTCCACAGGCCGACCACAGCCCGTCAATGAAGTTGAGAAGCCCTGAGAGTGTCACCTTGCTCGTGGCAGCGCCCTCCTCGTAGGGCTCTCTCTTTGGGACTTCCACCGCCTTTGCCTTCTCGGCCTCATCCTCCCCGGGATATGGCTTCTCTGCCTTCTTTTTCCTCTGCCCAGTGAGATCAAGAGAGCAGTCTATGTCCTCTATCACGATGATCGACTTGCTCGTGGTCTCGATCAGGAGCTTCCTTAGCTCTGTATTGTCCTTCACCGCAGTCAGTTCAAGATCATACACATCATAATTCAAGAAATTCGCCATTGCGGCGATCATCGTGGACTTTCCCGTTCCTGGTGGCCCATAGAGGAGGTAGCCCCTCTTCCAAGCTTTTCCGATCCTCGTGTAGAAATCCTTGCTCTCGCTGAACGTCACCAAATCCTCGACgatctccttcttcttttcgGTCTCCAGGGCCATGGTATCAAACGTAGCCGGGTGCTCGAACACAATGTGACTCCACATAGTCTGCTTGTAGCTCAACCACTTGTACCCCGGGGAGTTAGTGTAAAGCTTCCTTTGCCTGTTCCGGGACAGGATTTCCTTCCCTTCCCGAATCACGTGCTCGAGATAAGCCTCGGTGATGATCTCTCGATACCGCTTATGAAAGCTGAGCCGGTAGTAGCGCTTCTCCTGCTCGGGATAGTACGACATGGGCCTCGAAGGGGACACGATCTTGCTCGAGACCCACCAGACCTTCGCTCCCTTGAACTCATCAGTGACTCTCTCGTACTCATCCATGCTCAGCACGAGATTGGTGCTGTCCTTCCCCATCTCGGCTTTCAGCCTCTTCGCGGTCTTGGAGGAGTTCACGCTCAGGTAGGCCTCGACCGCAGCGTAGGCCTCGCTCCTCTTGAGCCGGTCCCCTGTGAACTCGTGGATCGAGATCTTTACGTACGGGTAGAAGAAGCTCATGAGCTGGTGGGTGTACTTCTCCAAGTAGCGCCGGACCTCGTAGGGGCAATACTGCCTCACGATCGCCCACATGAACATGAGGCTCGCGATGGTCGACCCCATCGTAGCCCACATTTCAAACATCTTAGGAGGCATCGTCGTCGTCGCCGCGACTAGGTTCAGCAACTCTCGGGGAAGAACGTTACGGGGCTAAGCTTACGTTCGGTTAACGATCACTTGTGGTGTGTAATATCACTTGTGGTGGAAAGGACAGTCATTGAGGGGAAATATAAAAAGAGAATATAAGAGTAGGTAAAGGCCAAAGTCTAGTGTTTATCAACATT
This region includes:
- the LOC116187127 gene encoding protein NUCLEAR FUSION DEFECTIVE 4-like, which codes for MEALRKVVNTKWAATAASIWIQTTSGNLYTFSIYSQALKSTQGYSQSTLDTISVSKDVGANCGILSGVLYSAAVSTGGRWMRRFSGPWVVHLAGAAQSFAGYFLIWASVVGLIPRPPVVVMCLFMFVAAHAQSFFNTADVVTAVRNFPGYSGTAVGIMKGYIGLSGAILIQAYRTIFNNKPTAFLLMLALLPTINSMLLMWFVRVHESAEGDDLKRLNTFSAISMIIAAYLMVIIVLEEVLSLHFILRTIAFFLLLLLLASPLYVAIKAAGGEDPRQQKLAGEHSDVSGLEYHIVPGDGDQEDSAQEKAVLGSGEDRDLLQAVRTVDFWLLFLAMACGMGSGLATVNNLSQIGRSLGYKSYEISTMISLWSIWNFLGRFGAGYVSDILLRAQGWARPLFMALTLLALSIGHLVISSGLRGSLYGGTVVVGIAYGSQWSLMPTISSEIFGVEHMGTIFNTITMANPVGSYLFSVRVIGYIYDREASGEGFKCKGTHCFSLSFIIMASATLVGSLAALWLFFRTRDFYNQVIRRRLQG
- the LOC116187128 gene encoding AAA-ATPase ASD, mitochondrial-like, whose protein sequence is MPPKMFEMWATMGSTIASLMFMWAIVRQYCPYEVRRYLEKYTHQLMSFFYPYVKISIHEFTGDRLKRSEAYAAVEAYLSVNSSKTAKRLKAEMGKDSTNLVLSMDEYERVTDEFKGAKVWWVSSKIVSPSRPMSYYPEQEKRYYRLSFHKRYREIITEAYLEHVIREGKEILSRNRQRKLYTNSPGYKWLSYKQTMWSHIVFEHPATFDTMALETEKKKEIVEDLVTFSESKDFYTRIGKAWKRGYLLYGPPGTGKSTMIAAMANFLNYDVYDLELTAVKDNTELRKLLIETTSKSIIVIEDIDCSLDLTGQRKKKAEKPYPGEDEAEKAKAVEVPKREPYEEGAATSKVTLSGLLNFIDGLWSACGGERLIVFTTNYVEKLDPALIRRGRMDKHIELSYCSFEGFRVLAKNYLNLKTHEMFERVEDLISKVKITPADVAENLMPKSPTDDPEKCLSRLIQALEEMKRTDETKEESAKEEIIQS